One Xiphophorus hellerii strain 12219 chromosome 1, Xiphophorus_hellerii-4.1, whole genome shotgun sequence DNA segment encodes these proteins:
- the rprd1b gene encoding regulation of nuclear pre-mRNA domain-containing protein 1B — translation MSSFSESALEKKLTELSSSQQSVQTLSLWIIHHRKHSGLIVKVWHRELKKAKSNRKLTFLYLANDVIQNSKKKGPEFTKDFESVLVDACSHVASEVDDGCKKQMERLLNIWKERNLYRGDFIQQLKLAIEDSSSPRPSEEKKAVKRSYQKIQEDEEDDDDDYRNHTSPRNSDSSANQLTEELVKALQDLENAASGDAAVRQKIASLPQEVQDVSLLEKITDKEAADKLSKTVDEACLLLAEYNGRLAAELEDRRQLARMLTEYISSQKEALVEREKKLEEYKQKLARVTQVRKELKSHIQSLPDLSLLPNVTGGLAPLPSAGDLFSTD, via the exons ATGTCGTCCTTCTCCGAGTCGGCCCTGGAGAAGAAGCTGACGGAGCTGAGCAGCTCCCAGCAGAGCGTCCAGACTCTGTCTCTGTGGATCATCCACCACCGCAAACACTCGGGCCTCATCGTCAAAGTGTGGCACCGGGAGCTGAAGAAGG CTAAAAGCAACAGGAAGTTGACATTCCTGTATCTGGCAAATGACGTCATCCAAAATAGCAAGAAGAAAGGACCCGAGTTCACCAAAGACTTTGAGTCTGTCCTTGTGGACGCCTGCTCCCATGTAGCAAG TGAAGTGGATGACGGCTGTAAAAAGCAAATGGAGAGGCTGCTGAACATCTGGAAGGAGAGGAATCTCTACAGAGGTGATTTCATTCAGCAGCTCAAACTGGCCATAGAGGACTCCAGCAGCCCCAGACCCTCAG AAGAGAAAAAGGCTGTAAAACGAAGTTATCAGAAGATccaggaggatgaagaggatgaCGACGATGACTACAGAAACCACACATCTCCCCGCAACTCGGATTCCTCGGCGAATCAGCTG ACAGAGGAGCTGGTGAAAGCTCTGCAGGACTTGGAGAACGCCGCATCAGGCGACGCAGCGGTGCGCCAGAAGATCGCCTCACTTCCACAGGAAGTTCAGGATGTTTCCCTCCTAGAGAAGATTACTG ACAAGGAGGCGGCGGACAAGCTGTCAAAAACGGTGGACGAGGCGTGTTTGCTGCTGGCGGAGTACAACGGACGGCTGGCAGCAGAGCTGGAAGACCGCAGGCAGCTCGCCCGTATGCTGACTGAATATATCAGCAGCCAGAAGGAGGCGCTAGTGGAAAGGGAGAAAAAGCTGGAG gaGTACAAACAGAAACTGGCGCGAGTGACTCAGGTGAGAAAGGAGCTCAAGTCCCACATCCAGAGCCTCCCGGATCTGTCACTGCTGCCCAACGTCACCGGCGGCTTGGCTCCCCTCCCCTCCGCCGGAGACCTCTTCTCCACCGACTGA